One Panicum virgatum strain AP13 chromosome 3N, P.virgatum_v5, whole genome shotgun sequence DNA segment encodes these proteins:
- the LOC120664119 gene encoding E3 SUMO-protein ligase SIZ1-like isoform X8 produces the protein MADLASTCKDKLAYFRIKELKDILNELGLPKQGKKQDLVDRVLALLSDEQGQRHHGWGRKNVLTREAVAKVVDDTYRKMQVQCAPDLASRSHSGSDFSQFRPKEEATDYYHVETKVRCLCSSTMLNDNMIKCEDAKCQVWQHMTCVLIPDKPTEGFNPEVPPHFYCELCRLSRADPFWVTTGNPLPAVKFMSSGVGNDGTSVSQSVEKTFQLSRADRETVQRPEYELQVWCILINDKVQFRMQWPQYAELQVNGIPVRVVTRPGSQLLGINGRDDGPLVTTCSREGINKISLSRVDTRTFCFGVRIVRRRTVAQVLNMIPKEGEGESFVDALARVRRCLGGGGATDNADSDSDLEVVTESVTVNLRCPNSGSRMRIAGRFKPCVHMGCFDLETFVELNQRSRKWQCPICLKNYSLENLVIDPYFNRITSLLRNCSEDVNELDVKPDGSWRVKGDAATRELSQWHMPDGTLCDLKEDTNPGVGNLDEVKIEGTSDGHRSLKLGIKRNPNGVWQVSSKADDKKASMVGNHIQNNNGFQAPNTVPMISSPTGSYRDGEDASVNQEGGGTQFDISLNQEFDSFALNFGQTYNTEDRQQQQQHNAADVIVLSDSDEENDTIVQPPAVFDNTATDGNNFPFATSGAGSGYPERYQEDAGVGTSGLGLLSSNAGDFEINNWQMHSYPQPEQGFQFFGTDTDVANPFVASHNSFNLAPDDYSLDCNVGIEEPSAAHDISICRNSNELHGSLVDNPLALAGDDPSLQILFPSQPSTVPLQEELNERANAPNGVHPDDWRISLTLAAGGGGNEESASVDGLQSQPKLPSKESGVEHLIDAARQPFSGSSWSTFEGRHLSLCSPKHEQ, from the exons ATGGCGGACCTCGCTTCGACCTGCAAG GATAAACTTGCGTACTTTAGAATAAAGGAGCTCAAAGATATCTTAAATGAGCTGGGGTTGCCGAAGCAGGGAAAGAAGCAG GACCTAGTCGACAGGGTATTGGCGCTGTTATCAGATGAGCAAG GTCAACGCCATCATGGATGGGGGAGAAAAAATGTTCTTACAAGGGAGGCGGTGGCAAAAGTTGTTGATGATACATACAG GAAAATGCAAGTTCAATGTGCTCCTGACCTAGCCTCTAGGAGCCACAGTGGATCAGATTTCAGTCAGTTCAGGCCCAAAGAGGAAGCCACTGACTATTATCATGTGGAGACTAAGGTCCGCTGCCTTTGTAGTAGCACCATGCTAAATGACAATATGATCAAG TGTGAAGATGCCAAATGCCAAGTGTGGCAGCACATGACCTGCGTACTCATTCCAGATAAGCCCACTGAGGGTTTTAACCCTGAAGTTCCGCCTCATTTTTATTGTGAATTGTGCCGACTGAGCCGGGCAGACCC GTTTTGGGTGACTACAGGAAATCCTTTACCCGCTGTGAAATTCATGTCATCTGGTGTTGGAAATGATGG AACAAGTGTATCTCAAAGTGTGGAGAAGACCTTCCAGCTTTCTCGAGCAGATAGAGAAACAGTTCAGAGACCAGAATATGAGCTTCAG GTTTGGTGCATTCTTATAAATGACAAAGTCCAATTCAGGATGCAATGGCCTCAATATGCAGAATTGCAAGTGAATG GTATTCCTGTACGAGTAGTGACCAGACCTGGATCTCAGTTACTAGGGATAAATGGTCGGGATGATGGGCCACTG GTAACGACGTGCAGCAGAGAAGGAATCAATAAAATTAGCTTATCAAGAGTTGATACTCGAACATTTTGCTTTGGAGTCCGAATTGTTAGGAGGAGGACTGTTGCTCAG GTATTAAACATGATCCCAAAAGAAGGTGAAGGGGAGTCTTTTGTGGATGCTCTTGCTCGTGTCCGGCGCTGtcttggaggtggaggtgctaCAGATAATGCTGATAGTGACAGCGATTTGGAAGTGGTTACTGAATCTGTTACTGTCAACCTTCGTTGTCCT aatAGTGGATCCAGAATGAGGATTGCTGGAAGGTTCAAGCCTTGCGTTCACATGGGTTGTTTTGATCTTGAAACCTTTGTGGAATTGAATCAACGCTCTCGCAAG TGGCAATGTCCAATATGTTTAAAGAATTACTCTCTTGAGAATTTGGTGATTGATCCTTATTTCAATCGGATTACTTCTTTG TTGCGCAATTGCAGTGAAGATGTGAATGAGCTTGATGTTAAACCTGATGGATCATGGCGTGTGAAGGGTGATGCTGCCACCAGAGAGCTATCTCAGTGGCATATGCCTGATGGCACACTTTGTGACTTGAAGGAAGATACAAACCCTGGTGTGGGAAATCTGGATGAAGTCAAGATAGAGGGTACTTCTGATGGACATAGAAGTTTGAAACTTGGaatcaagagaaatcctaatgGCGTATGGCAAGTTAGCAGTAAGGCAGATGACAAGAAAGCTTCTATGGTTGGAAATCACATCCAGAACAACAATGGGTTTCAAGCACCAAACACTGTGCCTATGATCAGTAGCCCCACCGGGAGTTACAGAGATGGAGAAGATGCAAGTGTGAACCAAGAAGGGGGTGGTACTCAATTTGATATATCATTGAACCAAGAATTTGACAGTTTTGCCCTTAACTTTGGTCAGACGTACAATACCGAGgataggcagcagcagcagcaacataaTGCTGCAGACGTCATTGTTCTTAGTgattctgatgaagaaaacgATACGATTGTTCAACCACCAGCTGTCTTTGACAATACTGCTACAGATGGCAACAATTTTCCTTTTGCCACTAGTGGTGCTGGATCTGGTTATCCTGAAAGATACCAGGAGGATGCTGGTGTTGGCACAAGTGGCCTTGGTTTATTAAGCAGCAATGCTGGTGATTTTGAGATAAATAACTGGCAAATGCATTCTTATCCACAACCAGAGCAAGGATTCCAGTTTTTTGGGACTGATACTGATGTTGCCAATCCTTTTGTTGCTTCACATAATTCCTTTAATCTTGCACCAGATGACTATTCTCTTGATTGTAATGTTGGTATAGAGGAACCCTCAGCAGCCCACGATATTTCAATTTGCCGGAACAGTAATGAATTGCATGGAAGCTTGGTTGATAACCCATTGGCTTTAGCTGGTGATGATCCATCTTTGCAAATTTTATTTCCAAGTCAACCGTCCACTGTTCCCCTTCAGGAAGAATTGAACGAGCGTGCTAATGCTCCAAATGGTGTCCACCCTGATGATTGGAGGATCTCTCTTACACTAGCGGCAGGTGGAGGCGGTAATGAAGAGTCAGCAAGTGTTGATGGTCTACAATCACAGCCAAAACTGCCATCAAAAGAGTCAGGGGTCGAACATTTAATTGATGCTG CCCGACAACCATTTTCAGGATCATCATGGTCAACTTTTGAAGGCAGACATCTTAG CCTCTGCTCTCCCAAGCACGAACAATGA
- the LOC120664119 gene encoding E3 SUMO-protein ligase SIZ1-like isoform X6, giving the protein MADLASTCKDKLAYFRIKELKDILNELGLPKQGKKQDLVDRVLALLSDEQGQRHHGWGRKNVLTREAVAKVVDDTYRKMQVQCAPDLASRSHSGSDFSQFRPKEEATDYYHVETKVRCLCSSTMLNDNMIKCEDAKCQVWQHMTCVLIPDKPTEGFNPEVPPHFYCELCRLSRADPFWVTTGNPLPAVKFMSSGVGNDGTSVSQSVEKTFQLSRADRETVQRPEYELQVWCILINDKVQFRMQWPQYAELQVNGIPVRVVTRPGSQLLGINGRDDGPLVTTCSREGINKISLSRVDTRTFCFGVRIVRRRTVAQVLNMIPKEGEGESFVDALARVRRCLGGGGATDNADSDSDLEVVTESVTVNLRCPNSGSRMRIAGRFKPCVHMGCFDLETFVELNQRSRKWQCPICLKNYSLENLVIDPYFNRITSLLRNCSEDVNELDVKPDGSWRVKGDAATRELSQWHMPDGTLCDLKEDTNPGVGNLDEVKIEGTSDGHRSLKLGIKRNPNGVWQVSSKADDKKASMVGNHIQNNNGFQAPNTVPMISSPTGSYRDGEDASVNQEGGGTQFDISLNQEFDSFALNFGQTYNTEDRQQQQQHNAADVIVLSDSDEENDTIVQPPAVFDNTATDGNNFPFATSGAGSGYPERYQEDAGVGTSGLGLLSSNAGDFEINNWQMHSYPQPEQGFQFFGTDTDVANPFVASHNSFNLAPDDYSLDCNVGIEEPSAAHDISICRNSNELHGSLVDNPLALAGDDPSLQILFPSQPSTVPLQEELNERANAPNGVHPDDWRISLTLAAGGGGNEESASVDGLQSQPKLPSKESGVEHLIDAGLSHFYELQLFPFVIVLFLKITVYYTSFW; this is encoded by the exons ATGGCGGACCTCGCTTCGACCTGCAAG GATAAACTTGCGTACTTTAGAATAAAGGAGCTCAAAGATATCTTAAATGAGCTGGGGTTGCCGAAGCAGGGAAAGAAGCAG GACCTAGTCGACAGGGTATTGGCGCTGTTATCAGATGAGCAAG GTCAACGCCATCATGGATGGGGGAGAAAAAATGTTCTTACAAGGGAGGCGGTGGCAAAAGTTGTTGATGATACATACAG GAAAATGCAAGTTCAATGTGCTCCTGACCTAGCCTCTAGGAGCCACAGTGGATCAGATTTCAGTCAGTTCAGGCCCAAAGAGGAAGCCACTGACTATTATCATGTGGAGACTAAGGTCCGCTGCCTTTGTAGTAGCACCATGCTAAATGACAATATGATCAAG TGTGAAGATGCCAAATGCCAAGTGTGGCAGCACATGACCTGCGTACTCATTCCAGATAAGCCCACTGAGGGTTTTAACCCTGAAGTTCCGCCTCATTTTTATTGTGAATTGTGCCGACTGAGCCGGGCAGACCC GTTTTGGGTGACTACAGGAAATCCTTTACCCGCTGTGAAATTCATGTCATCTGGTGTTGGAAATGATGG AACAAGTGTATCTCAAAGTGTGGAGAAGACCTTCCAGCTTTCTCGAGCAGATAGAGAAACAGTTCAGAGACCAGAATATGAGCTTCAG GTTTGGTGCATTCTTATAAATGACAAAGTCCAATTCAGGATGCAATGGCCTCAATATGCAGAATTGCAAGTGAATG GTATTCCTGTACGAGTAGTGACCAGACCTGGATCTCAGTTACTAGGGATAAATGGTCGGGATGATGGGCCACTG GTAACGACGTGCAGCAGAGAAGGAATCAATAAAATTAGCTTATCAAGAGTTGATACTCGAACATTTTGCTTTGGAGTCCGAATTGTTAGGAGGAGGACTGTTGCTCAG GTATTAAACATGATCCCAAAAGAAGGTGAAGGGGAGTCTTTTGTGGATGCTCTTGCTCGTGTCCGGCGCTGtcttggaggtggaggtgctaCAGATAATGCTGATAGTGACAGCGATTTGGAAGTGGTTACTGAATCTGTTACTGTCAACCTTCGTTGTCCT aatAGTGGATCCAGAATGAGGATTGCTGGAAGGTTCAAGCCTTGCGTTCACATGGGTTGTTTTGATCTTGAAACCTTTGTGGAATTGAATCAACGCTCTCGCAAG TGGCAATGTCCAATATGTTTAAAGAATTACTCTCTTGAGAATTTGGTGATTGATCCTTATTTCAATCGGATTACTTCTTTG TTGCGCAATTGCAGTGAAGATGTGAATGAGCTTGATGTTAAACCTGATGGATCATGGCGTGTGAAGGGTGATGCTGCCACCAGAGAGCTATCTCAGTGGCATATGCCTGATGGCACACTTTGTGACTTGAAGGAAGATACAAACCCTGGTGTGGGAAATCTGGATGAAGTCAAGATAGAGGGTACTTCTGATGGACATAGAAGTTTGAAACTTGGaatcaagagaaatcctaatgGCGTATGGCAAGTTAGCAGTAAGGCAGATGACAAGAAAGCTTCTATGGTTGGAAATCACATCCAGAACAACAATGGGTTTCAAGCACCAAACACTGTGCCTATGATCAGTAGCCCCACCGGGAGTTACAGAGATGGAGAAGATGCAAGTGTGAACCAAGAAGGGGGTGGTACTCAATTTGATATATCATTGAACCAAGAATTTGACAGTTTTGCCCTTAACTTTGGTCAGACGTACAATACCGAGgataggcagcagcagcagcaacataaTGCTGCAGACGTCATTGTTCTTAGTgattctgatgaagaaaacgATACGATTGTTCAACCACCAGCTGTCTTTGACAATACTGCTACAGATGGCAACAATTTTCCTTTTGCCACTAGTGGTGCTGGATCTGGTTATCCTGAAAGATACCAGGAGGATGCTGGTGTTGGCACAAGTGGCCTTGGTTTATTAAGCAGCAATGCTGGTGATTTTGAGATAAATAACTGGCAAATGCATTCTTATCCACAACCAGAGCAAGGATTCCAGTTTTTTGGGACTGATACTGATGTTGCCAATCCTTTTGTTGCTTCACATAATTCCTTTAATCTTGCACCAGATGACTATTCTCTTGATTGTAATGTTGGTATAGAGGAACCCTCAGCAGCCCACGATATTTCAATTTGCCGGAACAGTAATGAATTGCATGGAAGCTTGGTTGATAACCCATTGGCTTTAGCTGGTGATGATCCATCTTTGCAAATTTTATTTCCAAGTCAACCGTCCACTGTTCCCCTTCAGGAAGAATTGAACGAGCGTGCTAATGCTCCAAATGGTGTCCACCCTGATGATTGGAGGATCTCTCTTACACTAGCGGCAGGTGGAGGCGGTAATGAAGAGTCAGCAAGTGTTGATGGTCTACAATCACAGCCAAAACTGCCATCAAAAGAGTCAGGGGTCGAACATTTAATTGATGCTGGTCTGTCTCACTTTTATGAACTTCAGTTGTTTCCTTTTGTGATCGTTTTGTTCCTAAAGATAACGGTTTACTACACTTCTTTTTGGTAG
- the LOC120664119 gene encoding E3 SUMO-protein ligase SIZ1-like isoform X4: MADLASTCKDKLAYFRIKELKDILNELGLPKQGKKQDLVDRVLALLSDEQGQRHHGWGRKNVLTREAVAKVVDDTYRKMQVQCAPDLASRSHSGSDFSQFRPKEEATDYYHVETKVRCLCSSTMLNDNMIKCEDAKCQVWQHMTCVLIPDKPTEGFNPEVPPHFYCELCRLSRADPFWVTTGNPLPAVKFMSSGVGNDGTSVSQSVEKTFQLSRADRETVQRPEYELQVWCILINDKVQFRMQWPQYAELQVNGIPVRVVTRPGSQLLGINGRDDGPLVTTCSREGINKISLSRVDTRTFCFGVRIVRRRTVAQVLNMIPKEGEGESFVDALARVRRCLGGGGATDNADSDSDLEVVTESVTVNLRCPNSGSRMRIAGRFKPCVHMGCFDLETFVELNQRSRKWQCPICLKNYSLENLVIDPYFNRITSLLRNCSEDVNELDVKPDGSWRVKGDAATRELSQWHMPDGTLCDLKEDTNPGVGNLDEVKIEGTSDGHRSLKLGIKRNPNGVWQVSSKADDKKASMVGNHIQNNNGFQAPNTVPMISSPTGSYRDGEDASVNQEGGGTQFDISLNQEFDSFALNFGQTYNTEDRQQQQQHNAADVIVLSDSDEENDTIVQPPAVFDNTATDGNNFPFATSGAGSGYPERYQEDAGVGTSGLGLLSSNAGDFEINNWQMHSYPQPEQGFQFFGTDTDVANPFVASHNSFNLAPDDYSLDCNVGIEEPSAAHDISICRNSNELHGSLVDNPLALAGDDPSLQILFPSQPSTVPLQEELNERANAPNGVHPDDWRISLTLAAGGGGNEESASVDGLQSQPKLPSKESGVEHLIDAASALPSTNNDRCNGVNLNPRRIENIFSHPRQPRSVRPRLCLSLDTDSE; the protein is encoded by the exons ATGGCGGACCTCGCTTCGACCTGCAAG GATAAACTTGCGTACTTTAGAATAAAGGAGCTCAAAGATATCTTAAATGAGCTGGGGTTGCCGAAGCAGGGAAAGAAGCAG GACCTAGTCGACAGGGTATTGGCGCTGTTATCAGATGAGCAAG GTCAACGCCATCATGGATGGGGGAGAAAAAATGTTCTTACAAGGGAGGCGGTGGCAAAAGTTGTTGATGATACATACAG GAAAATGCAAGTTCAATGTGCTCCTGACCTAGCCTCTAGGAGCCACAGTGGATCAGATTTCAGTCAGTTCAGGCCCAAAGAGGAAGCCACTGACTATTATCATGTGGAGACTAAGGTCCGCTGCCTTTGTAGTAGCACCATGCTAAATGACAATATGATCAAG TGTGAAGATGCCAAATGCCAAGTGTGGCAGCACATGACCTGCGTACTCATTCCAGATAAGCCCACTGAGGGTTTTAACCCTGAAGTTCCGCCTCATTTTTATTGTGAATTGTGCCGACTGAGCCGGGCAGACCC GTTTTGGGTGACTACAGGAAATCCTTTACCCGCTGTGAAATTCATGTCATCTGGTGTTGGAAATGATGG AACAAGTGTATCTCAAAGTGTGGAGAAGACCTTCCAGCTTTCTCGAGCAGATAGAGAAACAGTTCAGAGACCAGAATATGAGCTTCAG GTTTGGTGCATTCTTATAAATGACAAAGTCCAATTCAGGATGCAATGGCCTCAATATGCAGAATTGCAAGTGAATG GTATTCCTGTACGAGTAGTGACCAGACCTGGATCTCAGTTACTAGGGATAAATGGTCGGGATGATGGGCCACTG GTAACGACGTGCAGCAGAGAAGGAATCAATAAAATTAGCTTATCAAGAGTTGATACTCGAACATTTTGCTTTGGAGTCCGAATTGTTAGGAGGAGGACTGTTGCTCAG GTATTAAACATGATCCCAAAAGAAGGTGAAGGGGAGTCTTTTGTGGATGCTCTTGCTCGTGTCCGGCGCTGtcttggaggtggaggtgctaCAGATAATGCTGATAGTGACAGCGATTTGGAAGTGGTTACTGAATCTGTTACTGTCAACCTTCGTTGTCCT aatAGTGGATCCAGAATGAGGATTGCTGGAAGGTTCAAGCCTTGCGTTCACATGGGTTGTTTTGATCTTGAAACCTTTGTGGAATTGAATCAACGCTCTCGCAAG TGGCAATGTCCAATATGTTTAAAGAATTACTCTCTTGAGAATTTGGTGATTGATCCTTATTTCAATCGGATTACTTCTTTG TTGCGCAATTGCAGTGAAGATGTGAATGAGCTTGATGTTAAACCTGATGGATCATGGCGTGTGAAGGGTGATGCTGCCACCAGAGAGCTATCTCAGTGGCATATGCCTGATGGCACACTTTGTGACTTGAAGGAAGATACAAACCCTGGTGTGGGAAATCTGGATGAAGTCAAGATAGAGGGTACTTCTGATGGACATAGAAGTTTGAAACTTGGaatcaagagaaatcctaatgGCGTATGGCAAGTTAGCAGTAAGGCAGATGACAAGAAAGCTTCTATGGTTGGAAATCACATCCAGAACAACAATGGGTTTCAAGCACCAAACACTGTGCCTATGATCAGTAGCCCCACCGGGAGTTACAGAGATGGAGAAGATGCAAGTGTGAACCAAGAAGGGGGTGGTACTCAATTTGATATATCATTGAACCAAGAATTTGACAGTTTTGCCCTTAACTTTGGTCAGACGTACAATACCGAGgataggcagcagcagcagcaacataaTGCTGCAGACGTCATTGTTCTTAGTgattctgatgaagaaaacgATACGATTGTTCAACCACCAGCTGTCTTTGACAATACTGCTACAGATGGCAACAATTTTCCTTTTGCCACTAGTGGTGCTGGATCTGGTTATCCTGAAAGATACCAGGAGGATGCTGGTGTTGGCACAAGTGGCCTTGGTTTATTAAGCAGCAATGCTGGTGATTTTGAGATAAATAACTGGCAAATGCATTCTTATCCACAACCAGAGCAAGGATTCCAGTTTTTTGGGACTGATACTGATGTTGCCAATCCTTTTGTTGCTTCACATAATTCCTTTAATCTTGCACCAGATGACTATTCTCTTGATTGTAATGTTGGTATAGAGGAACCCTCAGCAGCCCACGATATTTCAATTTGCCGGAACAGTAATGAATTGCATGGAAGCTTGGTTGATAACCCATTGGCTTTAGCTGGTGATGATCCATCTTTGCAAATTTTATTTCCAAGTCAACCGTCCACTGTTCCCCTTCAGGAAGAATTGAACGAGCGTGCTAATGCTCCAAATGGTGTCCACCCTGATGATTGGAGGATCTCTCTTACACTAGCGGCAGGTGGAGGCGGTAATGAAGAGTCAGCAAGTGTTGATGGTCTACAATCACAGCCAAAACTGCCATCAAAAGAGTCAGGGGTCGAACATTTAATTGATGCTG CCTCTGCTCTCCCAAGCACGAACAATGACAGATGCAATGGAGTGAATCTAAATCCGAGAAggattgaaaatatattttctcaTCCTCGGCAACCACGGTCTGTTAGGCCTCGCCTGTGTTTATCATTAGATACTGATTCGGAGTAG
- the LOC120664119 gene encoding E3 SUMO-protein ligase SIZ1-like isoform X5, whose protein sequence is MRSKDKLAYFRIKELKDILNELGLPKQGKKQDLVDRVLALLSDEQGQRHHGWGRKNVLTREAVAKVVDDTYSRKMQVQCAPDLASRSHSGSDFSQFRPKEEATDYYHVETKVRCLCSSTMLNDNMIKCEDAKCQVWQHMTCVLIPDKPTEGFNPEVPPHFYCELCRLSRADPFWVTTGNPLPAVKFMSSGVGNDGTSVSQSVEKTFQLSRADRETVQRPEYELQVWCILINDKVQFRMQWPQYAELQVNGIPVRVVTRPGSQLLGINGRDDGPLVTTCSREGINKISLSRVDTRTFCFGVRIVRRRTVAQVLNMIPKEGEGESFVDALARVRRCLGGGGATDNADSDSDLEVVTESVTVNLRCPNSGSRMRIAGRFKPCVHMGCFDLETFVELNQRSRKWQCPICLKNYSLENLVIDPYFNRITSLLRNCSEDVNELDVKPDGSWRVKGDAATRELSQWHMPDGTLCDLKEDTNPGVGNLDEVKIEGTSDGHRSLKLGIKRNPNGVWQVSSKADDKKASMVGNHIQNNNGFQAPNTVPMISSPTGSYRDGEDASVNQEGGGTQFDISLNQEFDSFALNFGQTYNTEDRQQQQQHNAADVIVLSDSDEENDTIVQPPAVFDNTATDGNNFPFATSGAGSGYPERYQEDAGVGTSGLGLLSSNAGDFEINNWQMHSYPQPEQGFQFFGTDTDVANPFVASHNSFNLAPDDYSLDCNVGIEEPSAAHDISICRNSNELHGSLVDNPLALAGDDPSLQILFPSQPSTVPLQEELNERANAPNGVHPDDWRISLTLAAGGGGNEESASVDGLQSQPKLPSKESGVEHLIDAGLAASALPSTNNDRCNGVNLNPRRIENIFSHPRQPRSVRPRLCLSLDTDSE, encoded by the exons ATGAGGAGTAAG GATAAACTTGCGTACTTTAGAATAAAGGAGCTCAAAGATATCTTAAATGAGCTGGGGTTGCCGAAGCAGGGAAAGAAGCAG GACCTAGTCGACAGGGTATTGGCGCTGTTATCAGATGAGCAAG GTCAACGCCATCATGGATGGGGGAGAAAAAATGTTCTTACAAGGGAGGCGGTGGCAAAAGTTGTTGATGATACATACAG CAGGAAAATGCAAGTTCAATGTGCTCCTGACCTAGCCTCTAGGAGCCACAGTGGATCAGATTTCAGTCAGTTCAGGCCCAAAGAGGAAGCCACTGACTATTATCATGTGGAGACTAAGGTCCGCTGCCTTTGTAGTAGCACCATGCTAAATGACAATATGATCAAG TGTGAAGATGCCAAATGCCAAGTGTGGCAGCACATGACCTGCGTACTCATTCCAGATAAGCCCACTGAGGGTTTTAACCCTGAAGTTCCGCCTCATTTTTATTGTGAATTGTGCCGACTGAGCCGGGCAGACCC GTTTTGGGTGACTACAGGAAATCCTTTACCCGCTGTGAAATTCATGTCATCTGGTGTTGGAAATGATGG AACAAGTGTATCTCAAAGTGTGGAGAAGACCTTCCAGCTTTCTCGAGCAGATAGAGAAACAGTTCAGAGACCAGAATATGAGCTTCAG GTTTGGTGCATTCTTATAAATGACAAAGTCCAATTCAGGATGCAATGGCCTCAATATGCAGAATTGCAAGTGAATG GTATTCCTGTACGAGTAGTGACCAGACCTGGATCTCAGTTACTAGGGATAAATGGTCGGGATGATGGGCCACTG GTAACGACGTGCAGCAGAGAAGGAATCAATAAAATTAGCTTATCAAGAGTTGATACTCGAACATTTTGCTTTGGAGTCCGAATTGTTAGGAGGAGGACTGTTGCTCAG GTATTAAACATGATCCCAAAAGAAGGTGAAGGGGAGTCTTTTGTGGATGCTCTTGCTCGTGTCCGGCGCTGtcttggaggtggaggtgctaCAGATAATGCTGATAGTGACAGCGATTTGGAAGTGGTTACTGAATCTGTTACTGTCAACCTTCGTTGTCCT aatAGTGGATCCAGAATGAGGATTGCTGGAAGGTTCAAGCCTTGCGTTCACATGGGTTGTTTTGATCTTGAAACCTTTGTGGAATTGAATCAACGCTCTCGCAAG TGGCAATGTCCAATATGTTTAAAGAATTACTCTCTTGAGAATTTGGTGATTGATCCTTATTTCAATCGGATTACTTCTTTG TTGCGCAATTGCAGTGAAGATGTGAATGAGCTTGATGTTAAACCTGATGGATCATGGCGTGTGAAGGGTGATGCTGCCACCAGAGAGCTATCTCAGTGGCATATGCCTGATGGCACACTTTGTGACTTGAAGGAAGATACAAACCCTGGTGTGGGAAATCTGGATGAAGTCAAGATAGAGGGTACTTCTGATGGACATAGAAGTTTGAAACTTGGaatcaagagaaatcctaatgGCGTATGGCAAGTTAGCAGTAAGGCAGATGACAAGAAAGCTTCTATGGTTGGAAATCACATCCAGAACAACAATGGGTTTCAAGCACCAAACACTGTGCCTATGATCAGTAGCCCCACCGGGAGTTACAGAGATGGAGAAGATGCAAGTGTGAACCAAGAAGGGGGTGGTACTCAATTTGATATATCATTGAACCAAGAATTTGACAGTTTTGCCCTTAACTTTGGTCAGACGTACAATACCGAGgataggcagcagcagcagcaacataaTGCTGCAGACGTCATTGTTCTTAGTgattctgatgaagaaaacgATACGATTGTTCAACCACCAGCTGTCTTTGACAATACTGCTACAGATGGCAACAATTTTCCTTTTGCCACTAGTGGTGCTGGATCTGGTTATCCTGAAAGATACCAGGAGGATGCTGGTGTTGGCACAAGTGGCCTTGGTTTATTAAGCAGCAATGCTGGTGATTTTGAGATAAATAACTGGCAAATGCATTCTTATCCACAACCAGAGCAAGGATTCCAGTTTTTTGGGACTGATACTGATGTTGCCAATCCTTTTGTTGCTTCACATAATTCCTTTAATCTTGCACCAGATGACTATTCTCTTGATTGTAATGTTGGTATAGAGGAACCCTCAGCAGCCCACGATATTTCAATTTGCCGGAACAGTAATGAATTGCATGGAAGCTTGGTTGATAACCCATTGGCTTTAGCTGGTGATGATCCATCTTTGCAAATTTTATTTCCAAGTCAACCGTCCACTGTTCCCCTTCAGGAAGAATTGAACGAGCGTGCTAATGCTCCAAATGGTGTCCACCCTGATGATTGGAGGATCTCTCTTACACTAGCGGCAGGTGGAGGCGGTAATGAAGAGTCAGCAAGTGTTGATGGTCTACAATCACAGCCAAAACTGCCATCAAAAGAGTCAGGGGTCGAACATTTAATTGATGCTGGTC TTGCAGCCTCTGCTCTCCCAAGCACGAACAATGACAGATGCAATGGAGTGAATCTAAATCCGAGAAggattgaaaatatattttctcaTCCTCGGCAACCACGGTCTGTTAGGCCTCGCCTGTGTTTATCATTAGATACTGATTCGGAGTAG